One Rhizobiales bacterium GAS188 DNA window includes the following coding sequences:
- a CDS encoding Phosphopantothenate-cysteine ligase /Phosphopantothenoylcysteine decarboxylase, producing the protein MDDRTTAVKRILLIVGGGIAAYKALELIRLLSKRGLAVRCILTRAGKEFVTPLSLASLSGDKVYEELFSLTDESEMGHIELSRFADLLVVVPATADLLAKMASGAANDLASTALLATDKPVLVAPAMNVRMWLHPATQRNLARLQADGVTVVGPGEGEMACGEFGPGRMAEPVEIMAAIERMLGPSKTQRPLLGRRVVITSGPTVEPIDPVRFLSNRSSGKQGHAIAAAAAAAGAEVVLVSGPVAIPDPPGPRTVHVETAVDMLSAVEAALPADVAIFCAAVADWRVEPAWQKLKKGQTGAPQLALIENPDILATIAHSVDRPQLVIGFAAETEKLVEHARLKLAKKGCDVIVANDVGGGAGVMGGERNTVHLVTKDGVEDWPTLDKAQVAQRLVERIAAMLAQPPRP; encoded by the coding sequence GTGGACGATCGAACGACCGCCGTGAAGCGCATCCTGTTGATCGTCGGCGGCGGCATCGCGGCCTATAAGGCGCTCGAGCTCATCCGCCTCTTGAGCAAGCGCGGCCTTGCGGTGCGCTGCATCCTGACGCGGGCCGGCAAGGAATTCGTGACCCCGCTCTCGCTTGCGAGCCTCTCGGGCGACAAGGTCTATGAGGAGCTGTTCTCCCTCACCGACGAATCCGAGATGGGGCATATCGAATTGTCGCGCTTTGCCGACCTCCTGGTGGTGGTGCCGGCGACCGCCGATCTCCTCGCCAAGATGGCGAGCGGCGCCGCAAACGACCTCGCCTCGACGGCGCTGCTCGCGACCGACAAGCCGGTGCTGGTGGCGCCCGCCATGAATGTGCGCATGTGGCTGCATCCGGCGACCCAGCGCAATCTGGCGCGGCTGCAGGCCGACGGCGTCACGGTGGTTGGTCCCGGCGAAGGCGAGATGGCCTGCGGCGAGTTCGGTCCCGGCCGCATGGCGGAGCCGGTCGAGATCATGGCCGCGATCGAGCGGATGCTCGGCCCCTCGAAAACGCAGAGGCCGTTGCTGGGACGCCGGGTCGTGATCACCTCGGGCCCGACCGTCGAGCCCATCGATCCGGTGCGCTTCCTGTCAAACCGCTCCTCCGGCAAGCAAGGTCACGCGATCGCGGCCGCGGCTGCGGCTGCCGGCGCCGAGGTGGTGCTGGTCTCAGGGCCCGTGGCCATCCCCGATCCGCCGGGGCCGCGCACCGTGCATGTGGAGACTGCGGTCGATATGCTGTCGGCGGTCGAAGCTGCGTTGCCGGCCGATGTCGCGATCTTCTGCGCCGCCGTCGCCGATTGGCGCGTCGAGCCGGCCTGGCAGAAGCTCAAGAAGGGCCAAACCGGTGCACCGCAGCTCGCCCTGATCGAGAATCCCGATATCCTGGCGACTATCGCCCACAGCGTCGACCGGCCGCAGCTCGTCATCGGCTTCGCGGCCGAGACCGAGAAGCTCGTCGAGCATGCGCGCTTGAAGCTCGCCAAGAAGGGCTGCGATGTGATCGTCGCCAATGATGTCGGCGGCGGCGCCGGCGTCATGGGCGGCGAGCGCAACACGGTGCATCTCGTCACCAAGGACGGCGTCGAGGACTGGCCGACGCTCGATAAGGCGCAAGTGGCGCAGCGCCTGGTCGAGCGCATCGCCGCGATGCTGGCGCAGCCGCCGCGGCCATGA
- a CDS encoding dUTP pyrophosphatase, translating to MSMTLPLDIVRLPHAHDLPLPRYETERAAGLDLVAAVEADAPLLLAPGARALVPCGIIIELPDGHEGQVRPRSGLALKHGITVLNAPGTIDEDYRGEVSVLLVNLGSEPFEIRRGLRIAQLVIAPVARVAPRETRKLTPTARGAGGYGSTGI from the coding sequence ATGAGCATGACGTTGCCTCTCGACATCGTCAGGCTGCCGCATGCGCACGACCTGCCGCTGCCGCGCTATGAGACGGAGCGCGCCGCAGGTCTCGACCTCGTGGCGGCGGTCGAAGCGGATGCCCCTCTGCTCCTGGCGCCTGGCGCTCGCGCGCTGGTGCCCTGCGGCATCATCATCGAGCTTCCCGACGGCCATGAGGGGCAGGTGCGGCCGCGCTCGGGTCTTGCCCTGAAGCACGGGATCACGGTGCTCAACGCGCCCGGCACCATCGATGAGGATTATCGCGGCGAGGTCTCGGTCTTGCTCGTCAATCTCGGGTCTGAGCCTTTCGAGATCAGGCGGGGCCTGCGCATCGCCCAGCTCGTTATCGCCCCGGTCGCACGTGTCGCGCCGCGCGAGACGCGCAAGCTGACGCCGACGGCGCGCGGGGCGGGCGGCTACGGCTCGACGGGAATTTAA
- a CDS encoding Nicotinamidase-related amidase, producing MKQAYGLAIPESLAEIVQPSATALIVYDMQTGILRQMPQGQEVLQRVLRLLDLARSAGLRIIFMRHMSLPKRLAGVFQLRQMLAWQRLASVDEANPWFLRDSPGFALAPELGVREDEAILDKITMSAFEGTPLAIALRDVAAKSFVIAGIATEIGIDPTVRHGADLGFIPVVVEDACGAGHAEAAARSLDNIRFMGDAVICTTDALAAAWGATEAHSLER from the coding sequence ATGAAGCAGGCTTATGGCCTCGCGATCCCGGAGAGCCTTGCCGAGATCGTGCAGCCGAGCGCGACCGCGCTCATCGTCTACGACATGCAGACGGGCATCTTGCGGCAGATGCCGCAGGGGCAGGAGGTGCTGCAGCGCGTGCTGCGGCTCCTCGATCTTGCCCGTTCGGCCGGGCTGCGCATCATCTTCATGCGCCATATGTCGCTGCCGAAGCGGCTCGCGGGCGTCTTCCAGCTGCGCCAGATGCTGGCCTGGCAGCGTCTCGCCTCGGTCGATGAGGCAAATCCCTGGTTCCTGCGCGACAGCCCGGGTTTCGCGCTGGCGCCCGAGCTTGGTGTGCGCGAGGACGAGGCGATCCTCGACAAGATCACCATGTCGGCCTTCGAAGGCACGCCGCTTGCCATCGCGCTGCGCGATGTCGCGGCGAAGAGCTTCGTGATCGCCGGAATCGCGACCGAGATCGGCATCGATCCGACAGTGCGCCACGGCGCCGATCTCGGCTTCATCCCGGTCGTGGTCGAGGATGCCTGTGGCGCGGGCCATGCTGAAGCCGCGGCGCGCAGCCTCGACAATATCCGCTTCATGGGCGATGCGGTCATATGCACGACCGACGCGCTGGCCGCCGCCTGGGGCGCAACTGAGGCGCATTCACTTGAGCGCTAA
- a CDS encoding LSU ribosomal protein L19P → MNIIETLEREQIAKLNATRQVPDFQPGDTLQVNVKVVEGERSRVQAYEGVCIARSGAGINENFTVRKISYGEGVERVFPVYSPMIESVKVVRRGKVRRAKLYYLRDRRGKAARIVERAETAEAKTARIEAKAAKKKNAKTAAATAAEAAE, encoded by the coding sequence ATGAACATCATCGAGACGCTCGAGCGCGAGCAGATCGCCAAGCTCAACGCGACGCGCCAGGTTCCGGATTTCCAGCCGGGCGACACGCTTCAGGTCAACGTCAAGGTGGTCGAGGGCGAGCGCAGCCGCGTCCAGGCCTATGAGGGCGTGTGCATTGCCCGCTCGGGCGCCGGCATCAACGAGAACTTCACAGTCCGCAAGATTTCCTATGGCGAGGGCGTCGAGCGCGTCTTCCCGGTCTATTCGCCGATGATCGAGTCGGTGAAGGTGGTGCGGCGCGGCAAGGTGCGGCGCGCCAAGCTCTATTATCTGCGCGACCGGCGCGGCAAGGCGGCTCGTATCGTCGAGCGCGCCGAGACGGCCGAGGCCAAGACCGCCCGCATCGAGGCGAAGGCCGCCAAGAAGAAGAACGCCAAGACCGCCGCAGCGACCGCCGCCGAAGCCGCAGAGTAA
- a CDS encoding Small-conductance mechanosensitive channel gives MRRLLMILAMIGLCAAPSQAKDASASAAVPAPAATTADPPPKVRELLDLMGDPQVRAWLDQRKGNATAKADTASPDAAQSHGDSEGLGLIMRRTAQIRAHFSALIAAIPNMGDDFGLARDMVASAFAKQELLHMLRLLVLFVGLGYGLEWLFWRLSARFRARFDELKLDTIGQRLNVVGMRFAFAVGLVASFAAGSVGSFLALDWPPLLKEIVLGYLLAFLSVRLALAVGRFLLAPGKGRYKDFSRFRIIPMTTYAAKFWHRRIMLIASWIAFGWVTLDEFFLFGISEETRELLAYALGLVLLGLAIEAVWRRPLSLPPDTVEDTEQRHRRHARATLLSLFFALLWVLWVAGAMTLFCIVALAVGVPAAIRLTQRAVNHILRPPGHEEAIAGPASVAVVCLERGMRSLIVIGAIAWLGYVFEVDIGDLASRNTLLPRILRGALIAAIVVLIADFLWNIVKAVIDTRVHEAALPGENSIEEDRKRSRLRTLLPILRNMLFVVIVVIAGMMGLSSLGVEIGPLIASAGVVGVAIGFGAQTLVKDVISGIFYLLDDAFRVGEYIQSGNYRGVVESFSLRSVKLRHQNGPLFTVPFGVLGAVQNMSRDWAIEKLTIGVTYDTDIDKARKIVKKVGQELKADPELAAGIIEPLKMQGVQAFGDFAIQLRMKMMTRPGDVQFLARRRALALIKKAFDANGISFAYPTVQVAGGNAGGFGDTANAAVAQKGLELLKPAVGG, from the coding sequence ATGCGGCGTCTCTTGATGATTCTGGCCATGATCGGCCTCTGCGCCGCGCCGTCGCAGGCGAAGGATGCCTCGGCTTCCGCCGCGGTTCCGGCCCCCGCCGCGACGACGGCCGATCCCCCGCCCAAGGTGCGCGAGCTTCTCGACCTGATGGGCGATCCGCAGGTTCGCGCCTGGCTTGATCAGCGCAAAGGCAATGCTACCGCCAAGGCCGATACGGCCTCGCCTGATGCCGCGCAATCGCATGGCGACAGCGAAGGCTTGGGCCTGATCATGCGCCGCACCGCGCAGATCCGGGCGCATTTCTCGGCGCTCATCGCCGCCATTCCCAACATGGGCGATGATTTCGGCCTCGCCAGGGATATGGTCGCAAGTGCCTTCGCGAAGCAGGAATTGCTGCACATGCTGCGCCTGCTCGTCCTGTTTGTCGGCCTCGGCTATGGCCTGGAATGGCTGTTCTGGCGCCTCTCCGCGCGATTTCGGGCCCGTTTCGACGAGCTGAAGCTCGACACGATCGGCCAGAGGCTGAACGTCGTCGGCATGCGCTTCGCCTTCGCGGTCGGCCTTGTCGCGAGCTTCGCTGCCGGCAGCGTCGGTTCCTTCCTGGCGCTCGATTGGCCGCCCCTGCTCAAGGAGATCGTGCTCGGTTATCTCCTGGCCTTCCTCAGCGTGCGGCTGGCGCTCGCGGTCGGCCGTTTCCTGCTGGCGCCCGGCAAGGGGCGCTACAAGGATTTTTCACGCTTCCGCATCATCCCCATGACCACTTATGCGGCAAAGTTCTGGCATCGGCGCATCATGCTGATCGCCTCATGGATCGCGTTCGGCTGGGTCACGCTCGATGAGTTCTTCCTGTTCGGCATCTCGGAGGAGACGCGCGAGCTACTCGCCTATGCGCTCGGCCTGGTGCTGCTCGGCCTCGCGATCGAAGCGGTGTGGCGGCGCCCGCTCTCGCTCCCGCCGGATACGGTCGAGGATACCGAGCAGCGTCATCGTCGGCATGCACGCGCGACCCTGCTCAGCCTCTTCTTCGCCCTGCTCTGGGTGCTCTGGGTCGCGGGCGCCATGACGCTGTTCTGTATCGTCGCCCTGGCGGTCGGCGTGCCGGCCGCGATCCGGCTCACCCAGCGCGCCGTGAACCACATCCTGCGGCCGCCCGGCCATGAGGAGGCGATCGCGGGGCCGGCGAGCGTCGCCGTGGTGTGCCTCGAACGAGGGATGCGCAGCCTGATCGTTATCGGCGCCATCGCCTGGCTCGGCTATGTTTTCGAGGTCGATATCGGCGATCTCGCCAGCCGCAACACCTTGCTGCCCCGGATCCTGCGCGGCGCGCTGATCGCCGCCATCGTGGTGCTGATCGCCGATTTCTTGTGGAACATCGTCAAGGCCGTGATCGATACGCGGGTCCATGAGGCCGCGCTGCCGGGCGAGAACTCCATCGAGGAGGACCGAAAGCGGTCGCGGTTGCGCACCTTGCTGCCGATCCTGCGCAACATGCTGTTCGTGGTGATCGTCGTCATCGCCGGGATGATGGGTCTGTCCTCGCTCGGGGTCGAGATCGGCCCGCTGATCGCCAGCGCCGGCGTGGTCGGCGTCGCCATCGGCTTCGGCGCCCAGACCTTGGTCAAAGACGTCATCAGCGGCATTTTCTATCTGCTCGACGACGCTTTCAGGGTGGGCGAATACATACAGAGCGGCAATTATCGCGGCGTGGTCGAGAGCTTCAGCCTGCGCTCGGTGAAGCTCCGCCATCAAAACGGGCCGCTCTTCACCGTGCCGTTCGGCGTGCTCGGCGCCGTCCAGAACATGAGCCGCGACTGGGCGATCGAGAAGCTGACGATCGGCGTCACCTACGACACCGACATCGATAAGGCGCGCAAGATCGTCAAGAAGGTCGGACAGGAGCTCAAGGCCGATCCCGAGCTTGCGGCCGGCATCATCGAGCCCTTGAAGATGCAGGGCGTGCAGGCCTTCGGTGATTTCGCCATCCAGCTGCGCATGAAGATGATGACGCGGCCGGGCGATGTGCAATTCCTGGCGCGACGGCGGGCGCTCGCCCTGATCAAGAAGGCCTTCGACGCCAACGGCATCAGCTTCGCCTATCCGACCGTGCAGGTCGCCGGAGGCAATGCCGGCGGATTCGGCGACACCGCCAATGCGGCAGTGGCGCAGAAGGGGCTCGAGCTCCTCAAGCCCGCGGTCGGGGGGTAG
- a CDS encoding Cytochrome P450 has translation MRVGVHASWFGFRASEAVVSTRIDRRLKSSAGNAPSPGAPPAPRPREKPLGAFGLLKGLRDNPITNWTRRHYEDGVVVTRSVIGVTCLVSDPAAIRHVLVDNAGNYHKGVLQTRVLRPGLGNGLLTAEGESWRQQRRALAPAFTPRLIESFQPAMASAAEALVGRWLSLEPGSRLDVAREMPHVTLEVLERTIFSDGLASEPATLAEAVTRYLDTLGRVHPFDALDLPAFLPRFGRKDGLDALGTFNGAIERIIARRRALLAQGLQAPRDLLALLLEAEARAGGFGNDEVRANIATFIAAGHETTANALVWSLFLLSFAPRWRERVEAEVDEVLGEGDLAACRLDRLVLTKAVLEEALRLYPPAAIISRQPIGKDVIGGHEVDHRTRVVISPWVLHRHRRLWQAPDDFDPTRFLPRARAEIDRFAYLPFGAGPRLCIGAAFALQEAIIVIAAIMRRFRLELAPGHQVVPVQRVTLRPRGGLPMLLSRR, from the coding sequence ATGCGTGTCGGTGTGCACGCATCTTGGTTTGGGTTTCGGGCATCGGAGGCCGTCGTGTCCACGCGCATCGATCGCAGGCTGAAAAGCTCTGCCGGAAACGCACCATCTCCCGGCGCACCGCCGGCACCACGGCCACGCGAAAAGCCGCTTGGCGCCTTCGGCTTGCTCAAGGGCCTGCGCGACAACCCGATCACCAACTGGACGCGCCGGCACTATGAGGATGGCGTCGTCGTCACGCGCAGCGTCATCGGCGTGACCTGCCTGGTCAGCGATCCCGCGGCGATCCGGCATGTGCTGGTCGACAATGCCGGCAATTATCACAAGGGCGTGCTGCAGACGCGGGTGCTGCGGCCCGGGCTCGGCAACGGTCTCCTGACGGCCGAGGGAGAGAGCTGGCGCCAGCAGCGGCGCGCCCTCGCACCAGCCTTCACGCCGCGCCTGATCGAAAGCTTCCAGCCCGCCATGGCAAGCGCCGCGGAAGCGCTCGTCGGGCGCTGGCTGAGCCTCGAGCCGGGCAGCCGCCTCGATGTGGCGCGCGAGATGCCGCATGTGACGCTCGAGGTGCTGGAACGCACCATCTTCTCCGATGGGCTCGCCAGCGAGCCTGCGACCCTCGCGGAGGCCGTGACGCGCTATCTCGACACGCTCGGCCGCGTCCATCCTTTCGATGCGCTCGACCTGCCCGCCTTCCTGCCTCGCTTCGGGCGCAAAGACGGTCTCGACGCGCTCGGCACCTTCAACGGCGCCATCGAGAGGATTATCGCGCGCCGGCGCGCCCTCCTGGCGCAAGGGCTGCAAGCTCCGCGCGATCTCCTGGCCCTGCTGCTCGAAGCCGAGGCGCGCGCAGGCGGGTTCGGCAATGACGAAGTCCGGGCGAATATCGCGACCTTCATCGCGGCCGGCCATGAGACGACCGCGAATGCGCTCGTCTGGTCCCTCTTCCTCCTCTCCTTCGCGCCGCGCTGGCGCGAGCGGGTCGAGGCCGAGGTCGACGAAGTGCTGGGGGAGGGCGACCTGGCCGCTTGCCGGCTCGACCGCCTCGTGCTCACGAAAGCGGTGCTGGAAGAGGCGCTGCGCCTCTATCCGCCGGCCGCCATCATCTCGCGCCAGCCGATCGGCAAGGATGTCATCGGCGGCCACGAGGTCGACCACCGCACGCGAGTCGTCATCTCGCCCTGGGTCCTGCACCGGCACCGGCGGCTATGGCAGGCGCCGGACGACTTCGATCCGACGCGCTTCCTGCCGCGGGCGCGCGCCGAGATCGACCGCTTTGCCTATCTGCCCTTCGGCGCCGGCCCGCGCCTCTGCATCGGCGCGGCCTTCGCGCTGCAGGAGGCCATCATCGTCATCGCGGCGATCATGCGCCGCTTCCGGCTCGAGCTTGCGCCCGGCCATCAGGTGGTGCCCGTGCAGCGCGTCACCTTGCGGCCGCGAGGCGGTCTGCCGATGCTGCTGAGCCGGCGCTAG
- a CDS encoding putative ABC transport system ATP-binding protein: MSAEPLISVLQVSKIYQIGQAEVRALDNATVSISSGEVIGVIGPSGSGKTTFLMIAGLLEPPSFGAVLFRGKTISTPGTKVNHLREFRRLHVGFVFQKPNLIPFLTAAQNVEIALRIGGEARSTAALRARALIEQFGMGARADNLPNQLSGGEQQRVAIARALANRPELILADEPTANLDSARGRQVMETLRRLADAEGVAIVVVTHDTRSMDLFDRRIELSDGRITQAIAG; the protein is encoded by the coding sequence GTGAGCGCCGAACCCCTCATCTCCGTCCTGCAGGTCAGCAAGATCTACCAGATCGGCCAGGCCGAAGTGCGGGCGCTCGACAACGCCACAGTGAGCATTTCCTCCGGCGAGGTGATCGGGGTGATCGGGCCGAGCGGCTCCGGGAAGACCACTTTCCTGATGATCGCCGGACTGCTCGAACCGCCCAGCTTCGGTGCGGTGCTCTTCAGAGGCAAGACGATCTCCACGCCGGGCACCAAGGTCAACCATCTTCGCGAGTTCAGGCGGCTTCATGTCGGCTTCGTGTTTCAGAAACCGAATTTGATCCCGTTCCTGACGGCTGCGCAGAATGTGGAGATTGCGTTGCGGATCGGCGGTGAGGCGAGGAGCACGGCGGCGCTACGGGCGCGGGCGCTCATCGAGCAGTTCGGCATGGGGGCGCGCGCCGACAATCTCCCCAACCAGCTGTCCGGCGGCGAGCAGCAGCGGGTGGCGATTGCCCGTGCGCTGGCCAATCGGCCCGAGCTCATCTTGGCCGATGAGCCGACGGCCAATTTGGATAGCGCTCGCGGGCGGCAGGTCATGGAGACGCTGCGGCGGCTTGCCGATGCGGAAGGCGTCGCGATCGTGGTCGTGACGCACGACACCCGCTCGATGGATCTGTTCGATCGGCGCATCGAGCTGAGCGATGGACGGATCACGCAGGCAATTGCCGGCTGA
- a CDS encoding putative ABC transport system permease protein, whose translation MNLAWADIRHHFLRFVIMTIGISALFTATIGMIGLYRGVVYEALLMINGVDADIWISQGDRAGPFAETSEIPGNLDRRLEGVPGVASARRFIQFNQQYEIGGRRLRIAVTGLDFPKDAGSWIPLAAGRHLYSGHYEAIADRSLGLVLGDEIRLGRDAYTIVGIAIGQVDMAGDGVLFVTIPDAQMLNTFAPSEAILLDRADKAASPPVGFSMGRVGAVMVALRPGADPEQVRNYIRNWGDVAVLTRDDEEDILLNGRLWRLRIQILAFVAMTLMVTTIVVGLSIYTMTLEKTHQIALLKLIGARDSMIVGMILQQALLIGANSFAWAIVYAHLIFPHFPRTVLIQGSDVAVQAAMALLMCSAASWFGIRKALGVRAQDVLS comes from the coding sequence ATGAATCTCGCCTGGGCCGATATCCGACATCACTTCCTGCGGTTCGTCATCATGACCATCGGCATCAGCGCCTTGTTCACCGCGACGATCGGCATGATCGGGCTCTACAGGGGGGTCGTTTATGAAGCCCTGTTGATGATCAACGGCGTGGATGCCGATATCTGGATTTCCCAGGGCGATCGCGCCGGGCCGTTCGCCGAGACCTCGGAGATCCCTGGCAACCTCGACCGTCGGCTCGAAGGCGTTCCGGGCGTTGCCAGCGCTCGCCGCTTCATCCAATTCAATCAACAATACGAAATCGGCGGTCGTCGCCTCCGGATTGCCGTCACGGGGCTCGATTTTCCGAAGGACGCCGGAAGCTGGATACCGCTTGCGGCCGGGCGGCATCTCTATTCAGGCCATTACGAGGCGATTGCCGACCGGTCATTGGGGTTGGTCCTGGGAGACGAGATACGCCTGGGCCGCGATGCCTACACGATCGTCGGCATAGCGATCGGACAGGTCGACATGGCGGGTGACGGCGTATTGTTCGTGACGATTCCGGACGCGCAGATGTTGAACACCTTTGCGCCCAGCGAGGCGATCCTTCTCGATCGCGCGGACAAAGCAGCTTCGCCGCCCGTAGGATTCTCCATGGGACGCGTCGGCGCCGTCATGGTGGCGCTGCGGCCAGGAGCCGATCCGGAGCAGGTCAGGAACTACATTCGCAATTGGGGGGATGTTGCGGTCCTCACACGGGACGACGAGGAGGACATCCTGCTCAATGGTCGCTTGTGGCGCTTGCGGATCCAGATCCTGGCCTTCGTCGCCATGACCCTCATGGTGACGACCATAGTGGTAGGCCTGTCGATCTACACGATGACGCTCGAGAAGACGCATCAGATTGCGCTCCTGAAGCTTATCGGCGCGCGTGATTCCATGATCGTCGGGATGATATTGCAGCAGGCGCTGCTCATCGGAGCAAACTCCTTTGCCTGGGCGATCGTCTATGCCCACCTCATTTTCCCGCATTTCCCGCGCACGGTGTTGATTCAGGGCTCCGATGTCGCCGTGCAGGCGGCCATGGCTCTTCTGATGTGCTCGGCCGCGAGCTGGTTCGGCATACGCAAGGCGCTGGGAGTGCGGGCGCAGGACGTGCTGTCGTGA